The Armatimonadota bacterium DNA window TTTACGCGAAATCTATCTTGATGTCGTAAAGAAGTATGATGTTGACGGCATACACTTTGACTATGTGCGCTACTGGGACCCAGACTTTGGCTACACCCAGCTTGCCATAAACCGTTTTAATAAGGAAAAGGGACGCACTGGTATTCCAAAGTCAGACGACCCCGAATGGTGCCAATGGCGGCGCGACCGCGTGACCGATTTGGTAAGAGAAGTTTACGAAGGAGTTAAAAAGATTAAACCATGGGTTAAAGTTACCGCTTCTGTCGTCTGCAGTGGAGATTGCTCAGAAGATTTCAAACAAACGCGCCCTTATCTGCTACTTCTACAAGAATGGGACCGTTGGCTCCGCGAGGGCATCATAGACGCCGTAATACCAATGAACTACAAAAGTGAGCGAGACCCAACAGAGGCAAAACAATTCCGCGATTGGATTGATGGGATGGTCAGATGGCGAAGTGGAAGACATGTATACAATGGCATCAGTATTCGCGGAACGCGCGACCTAATTACACAAATCACAGAAACTCGAAAGAGGGGCGCCGATGGCATGTGTGGTTTCGCATTTAATACCAGCCCATACCGCCGAGAACTAGCCAATGCTCTCAGAAATGAAGTATTTAAGACGTGGGTCCCGACACCTTCGATGCCGTGGAAGCCTCCCAGACCTAGCGGTGGCCCCCAGAAGCCTCCCGGGCCAAAAGAACTATTCGACAAGGCAATCCAAGCGGCAAAAAACGACGCGGGTCTAGATGAGGCAATCTCACTCCTCGAACAAGTAATCCAGCTCGAACCAAACTTTGCCGAAGCCCACTTCCGCCTTGGCCGGTGCTATCTTAGAAAGGGCATGACCATCAAGGCGGTTGAGCAATTCCGCGAGACATTGGAAATCGAGGGTTCACACAAAGGTGCGTTGGAAGAGCTCAAGAAGCTTGAGCAACCTTAAGATGGTTACGTAGCCTGCGACCCCTGTTCGCTTATCCCCTCAGGTGGGCGGAGATGGGTAGGACCTATCGGTATTGTCACCAAAGCAGGGTCTGCTTGCCCAAGCATGACCATTGGATATGCTCGCAGGAATACATATGCAGGTTGCATCACAAAATTGACAGCAAACACAAATAAAAAGACGATAGGAAGCCCCAGTATTACACCCGTGATGATCACCACCGGGGTGGAAACATGAAGGCTTAAAAGCACAAGGATAATAGCGCCAACAACGACCCCAGGAATCGCTGCCACAATCAAACCAGGTATCAAGGCAAACAATGCGGCAATGGCAGTGGCTATCGCCAAGCCTATCCTCATAAGCAAATAAAGAACCACCTGCCCCGCGTTTGAGCGCAAAATACCCCAAAACTCTCTCCAAGCCTGCAAAACTCGAATATTTTTAACATACATCGTCGCTATTACAAAATGATTTGTGAGAACCTGAACAACCACCGCTAGAATAGCGAGCGCAATAAATATCAATACACCAATCCCTATAATCCCCCAAAGGGCTGGCCCAGGCCTCCCAGAATCCCCGGTAAAAGTAACACCAGACCAAATTAAAACCCCTAATTCGAGCCCAAGGACAACTAATACCACACCAGTGAAACACAGTTGCCAAAGGAAATATGAAGTGCCCAAATGTTTTAGTCGTGCCCATGGTTCGCGTATAGCGCCTGAATTCCTGGCGACCTGGTCAATGTATACAAAATTGAGCACGCAGATAACCCAAACTATCAAAATGCCAACTGCCAATAACAAAAGAAAACCCAAAATTATCCATGGCCAGTTTTCAGAAAAAAACAGTTGCAAAAGCTCGTCAAAGACCGTATCCTTTCTCCAATCTGCAGTGCTATCACTGCAATTTATTCTTATGCTATCTTTCAATTGAGCATAAATAAAATTAGGTGAGGGCGAACACAAAGCATTCTTAACATCATGATCCTCTCTGCAGTGCGAAAACGGAACATTAAAGCCCCCTCCGCCATACGCTATCAAGGAAACAAATGTGAGTGCAAGCCACTTCCTTAACTGGAATGGGCGGAATAGTACTTCAACCATTTGGTTCCAAGCAGGACCCATTGCTTTTATAAAATCCATCCCCACGCCCCCTTAAAGGATTACATCCCATGCCAAGACTTTAAACAATCATTAGCAACTAAGCAATAATAATCCTTCTTGTGGTTCAAGTAGGTTTCTAATGACTAACATTCCCTTCCCACCTTGCGGCGAAACAATCTTATACTATCGTGCGTAAAAAGAAATAGCCATACTTTCAATGTCGTTGACAATTCCAACGTTTGTGAATAAACTTGAGGTGCTGGAGAACTTATAATGCAAACTCCGCGAAAGCCCCACCGACAACAAAAAGGAGAAATTGACCGACGGATAATCGCACTAGGCGTTATCGGTTTCATCGCACTTGCCGGACTCTTCATGCTCGGCTTTCTAATCATTGGTCCAAAAATCAACTCTCCGCATGAAGGAACCTTTCAGCAAGTCCCTCCGACCTCATACACACAAACTCCGCCAACGCGCCAACTCGAAGAGCCCTGGCGAAACGAGCAAAAACCAGCGGTAGAAGTAGAAATTAGGGAACATCAGGAAGAGCCAAAGCCTATCACCGAGCCTAAATCTGTGGAATCAAATGCCAACGAGGGTGTAAGAGTAAACAATAATGAAATTACCATGACCCTCGAGCCGCAGAAAGACGTCTCACCAACTGATAGCAACAGAAACGCAAAGGAAAATTTGACCCCCCAACCTGCCGAACAGTCGAATCTTGAACGCCCTAGAGTTGCAACTGAACCAAAAGCTCCAGCCGCACCCAAAATCACTTACCGCGTTCGGGTGGGGAAATACCACAATAAAGAAAATGCAGACCGACTAGCCACCGAGCTCCAAGAGAAAGGCTACAAAGCAAGGGTTGTCCAGATAAAAGACGGTGGGCGCACCCTCTACCATGTTCAAATTGGCAGGTACAATACCCAAGAAGATGCCTTGGAGCTTGCAAACGACCTCATAGATGAAGGCTACTCGCCTACAATCACCTCCGAGCCAAAAGAATAATTGAAGGTATTAATTATAAAAAACACTACTAAAGGAACGCCACCAGCCAACCGCCCGCCATTCAACCAAAATTCCTAATTTAAGCCCTAGTGTATAATATTGTGCGAAGGTATAAAAAGATGAGCGAGACAAAAAAGATTACTCTACCAGTAATGGGAATGCACTGCGCTGGATGCGTCGCAAAGGTCGAAAAAGCCCTCCAAGAGCTAGATGGAGTTATAAAGGCAACCGCGAACTTTGCACTCAACACAGCAACCATCGAATACGACCCTAATAAAGTCAAACTAGAGGATATCGTTCGCAGAATAGAAGATGCGGGCTACTCAGTGCCAAAGTCGGCAATTTCAGAAGAACTAGCTGAGAAGGAGGAAATAGAACACATTTCTTACGCGGGTGATATTCGAAATCTACTAGTCAAAACCGTCATTTGTGCTGGCATCACGCTTCCAATCCTACTCGGGAGCTTCAGGGAATTCTTACCACTACTGCCCAGATGGCTCGCAAACCCCTACCTGCTTTGGGCGCTAGCATCTATAGTACAATTCTGGGGTGGGTGGCAATTCTACCAGGGCGCAATAACTGCCGCAAAACACAAAACCACCGACATGAACACGCTTATCGCTGTGGGGAGCTCGGCAGCCTATCTCTACAGCGTAGCTGTCATCTTGTTCCCCGACTTTTTTGCAAGAGCAACCAAGGTTATGCCAGCTTTATATTTCGATACATCAGCCGTCATCGTGACCCTTATTCTATTTGGGCGGTTTCTCGAGATGCAAGCACGAGGACGAACCTCAGAGGCTATTCGACAGTTAATTGGCCTGCAGGCGAAAACTGCCAGGGTTATCCGTGATGGCAAAGAGGTTGATATCCCTATCGAGAATGTTCAAGTCGGCGACATTATTATCGTCCGCCCCGGCGAAAAGATACCTGTCGACGGCATTGTAATTGACGGCCAATCCACCGTAGATGAATCAATGATCTCTGGCGAACCAATCCCAGTAGCCAAAAAGCCCGGCGATGAGGTAATCGGAGCGACTATCAACAAAACCGGAAGCTTTCAATTCAAAGCAACCCGAGTGGGAAAAGATACTGTCCTAGCTCAAATAATCCAACTTGTAAAGCAGGCTCAAAGTTCTAAGCCGCCTATCCAGCGCCTAGCCGATGTAATCGCAAGCTACTTCGTACCCGCAGTCATTGGGGTAGCAGTCCTTACTTTTTTTGTCTGGTACTTGTTTGGTCCCCAGCCAGCATTCACACATGCGCTTTTGAATTTCATCGCTGTTTTAATTGTTGCATGCCCATGTGCACTCGGCTTGGCGACGCCAACGGCGGTTATGGTCGGGACCGGCAAGGGCGCAGAGAACGGCGTGCTGATTAGGAGCGGCGAGGCACTCGAGAAGGCATACAAAATTGATACTATTGTATTTGATAAAACCGGGACCCTTACTCAAGGCGAGCCCGTCGTAACCGATGTCATTCCAGCGCCTGGTTTCTCCGAGAACGAACTCCTTCGTTTGGCGGCTTCTGCAGAGAAGAACTCGGAACACCCCCTGGGCGAGGCGATCGTTTGGCTTGCAAAAGAGCGCAATATCATCATCCCAAACCCAACTGCTTTCGAAGCCATCGCAGGGTTGGGCGTCCGGGCAAATGTCGAGGGGCATAATGTCATCGTTGGCAGTCGACAACTATTTGAAGAAACAACTGCCCATACCTCGTCAATTTCCCCTGCCAAAGAGGAAGAAGACCTTGGTTCCAAACTTGCCATGCAAGGAAAAACATTGGTTTATATTTCAAGCGATGGAATGCCAGCTGGGATAATCGCTATTACTGACCCGCTCAAACCTTATTCGCGCGAAACCATAGACCAGCTAAAACGCCTTGGCTTGGAAGTTGCAATAATCACTGGCGATAATCACCGTACTGCAGAGGCTATCGCCAACCAACTTGGAATCGAACGCGTGATGGCTGAAGTCCTGCCTGAACAGAAAGCCAATGAGATAAAGCGCCTGCAAGAAGAAGGCAGGGTCGTAGCCATGGTCGGCGATGGTATTAACGATGCACCAGCACTTGCACAAGCCGATATAGGGATTGCCATAGGAACTGGCACAGATGTTGCGATGGAAGCCGCCGATATTACGCTAATTAGTGACGACCTCCGCGCATCAGTAACAGCGATTTTGTTAAGCCGAGCAACAATGCGGATAATTC harbors:
- a CDS encoding family 10 glycosylhydrolase; amino-acid sequence: MICLFALLTIAGAAIGADEKPEFRGMWISSYGNNIDLGSPAAIDKLIADARAANLNALVVQVRKTGDAYYKSAYEPRADNLPKSDFDPLEYIIKKGHEAGLEIHAWINTFKVWQGSSPPSNPNHVYNRHPEWINKNKNGSTSKSGNYALDPGIREVTDYLREIYLDVVKKYDVDGIHFDYVRYWDPDFGYTQLAINRFNKEKGRTGIPKSDDPEWCQWRRDRVTDLVREVYEGVKKIKPWVKVTASVVCSGDCSEDFKQTRPYLLLLQEWDRWLREGIIDAVIPMNYKSERDPTEAKQFRDWIDGMVRWRSGRHVYNGISIRGTRDLITQITETRKRGADGMCGFAFNTSPYRRELANALRNEVFKTWVPTPSMPWKPPRPSGGPQKPPGPKELFDKAIQAAKNDAGLDEAISLLEQVIQLEPNFAEAHFRLGRCYLRKGMTIKAVEQFRETLEIEGSHKGALEELKKLEQP
- a CDS encoding SPOR domain-containing protein; its protein translation is MQTPRKPHRQQKGEIDRRIIALGVIGFIALAGLFMLGFLIIGPKINSPHEGTFQQVPPTSYTQTPPTRQLEEPWRNEQKPAVEVEIREHQEEPKPITEPKSVESNANEGVRVNNNEITMTLEPQKDVSPTDSNRNAKENLTPQPAEQSNLERPRVATEPKAPAAPKITYRVRVGKYHNKENADRLATELQEKGYKARVVQIKDGGRTLYHVQIGRYNTQEDALELANDLIDEGYSPTITSEPKE
- a CDS encoding heavy metal translocating P-type ATPase; the protein is MSETKKITLPVMGMHCAGCVAKVEKALQELDGVIKATANFALNTATIEYDPNKVKLEDIVRRIEDAGYSVPKSAISEELAEKEEIEHISYAGDIRNLLVKTVICAGITLPILLGSFREFLPLLPRWLANPYLLWALASIVQFWGGWQFYQGAITAAKHKTTDMNTLIAVGSSAAYLYSVAVILFPDFFARATKVMPALYFDTSAVIVTLILFGRFLEMQARGRTSEAIRQLIGLQAKTARVIRDGKEVDIPIENVQVGDIIIVRPGEKIPVDGIVIDGQSTVDESMISGEPIPVAKKPGDEVIGATINKTGSFQFKATRVGKDTVLAQIIQLVKQAQSSKPPIQRLADVIASYFVPAVIGVAVLTFFVWYLFGPQPAFTHALLNFIAVLIVACPCALGLATPTAVMVGTGKGAENGVLIRSGEALEKAYKIDTIVFDKTGTLTQGEPVVTDVIPAPGFSENELLRLAASAEKNSEHPLGEAIVWLAKERNIIIPNPTAFEAIAGLGVRANVEGHNVIVGSRQLFEETTAHTSSISPAKEEEDLGSKLAMQGKTLVYISSDGMPAGIIAITDPLKPYSRETIDQLKRLGLEVAIITGDNHRTAEAIANQLGIERVMAEVLPEQKANEIKRLQEEGRVVAMVGDGINDAPALAQADIGIAIGTGTDVAMEAADITLISDDLRASVTAILLSRATMRIIRQNLFWAFFYNTILIPIAAGVLHPFFGILLNPMWAAAAMALSSVSVVSNSLRLRNFQPEKLSH